In a single window of the uncultured Dysgonomonas sp. genome:
- a CDS encoding efflux RND transporter periplasmic adaptor subunit, producing MKTLRNTFLGIVGISTLYSCSSSDKLEDKDKTIVKVEAYSPGQSTNEGFYLSGEVTAKQTANISTRMMGYINKIYVKPGDKVASGQLLVSISSDDILAKKGQVQAMITEAEAAAKNAQRDYERFKTLRNQNSVSDKELENVALQNTSMNAKVQMARQQMNEVNAMLSYTNIRAPFSGVVTQKMVDEGSMANPGMPILTIEQNGELQVIASIPENYIQDVKVGDVAKMELKSLGITIDGKVSELSPSAFRTGGQYSMKLAIDSKDKENIRPGMYVNILIPNKTSENITSKIMLDKSSIVYRDQLTGVYVIDDQSQANLRWIRLGKTIGNQVEVLSGLSQNDKIVSKAEGKLYNGVKVSVNK from the coding sequence ATGAAAACTTTAAGAAATACATTTTTAGGAATAGTGGGAATATCAACTCTTTACTCCTGCTCTTCTTCTGATAAGTTAGAGGATAAAGATAAGACTATAGTAAAAGTAGAAGCTTACTCTCCGGGCCAATCTACAAACGAAGGATTTTACCTTAGCGGTGAGGTCACAGCCAAGCAAACAGCTAATATCAGCACCCGAATGATGGGCTATATAAACAAGATATATGTAAAACCAGGCGACAAGGTAGCATCAGGACAACTCCTCGTATCTATTAGCAGCGATGATATTCTGGCAAAAAAGGGTCAGGTACAAGCTATGATTACAGAGGCTGAAGCAGCAGCAAAAAATGCCCAACGTGATTATGAGCGTTTCAAAACACTGCGTAACCAAAACAGTGTATCAGATAAGGAACTCGAAAATGTGGCTTTGCAGAATACTTCGATGAATGCGAAAGTACAAATGGCTCGCCAACAGATGAACGAAGTAAATGCGATGCTTTCCTACACCAATATACGTGCTCCATTTTCGGGAGTTGTAACACAAAAAATGGTGGACGAAGGGAGCATGGCAAATCCGGGAATGCCTATTTTGACGATTGAGCAGAATGGTGAATTGCAGGTTATAGCATCTATCCCCGAAAACTATATACAGGATGTAAAAGTAGGCGATGTAGCCAAGATGGAATTGAAATCATTAGGGATAACGATCGATGGAAAAGTATCCGAACTCAGTCCGTCGGCATTCCGCACAGGAGGACAATACTCGATGAAGTTGGCTATTGACAGCAAAGATAAAGAAAATATACGTCCGGGAATGTATGTAAATATATTGATACCGAATAAAACAAGTGAGAATATTACATCTAAAATCATGCTGGACAAAAGCTCTATTGTATACCGTGATCAGCTTACGGGAGTATATGTGATAGACGACCAAAGTCAAGCTAATCTTCGCTGGATACGTTTAGGCAAGACAATCGGCAATCAGGTAGAAGTTCTTTCGGGGTTGAGCCAAAACGACAAAATTGTATCCAAAGCCGAAGGCAAATTATATAACGGAGTAAAAGTATCTGTAAATAAATAA
- a CDS encoding TolC family protein: MKRAIIITLSAICFSLSIQAQNSPYISVDKAVEMAVKNNSNVKLSDLDGKIANANYHQTDAVFLPQITVGYTALSTNNPLNAFGFLLQQESVTAMDFDPVKLNHPGARQNYGTQIEAKLPLLNMDMIYARKGAKANEEAYKYKSERTKEYIEFEVRKAYTQLQMSYQAHSILQKSLQDVKQIHQSVTNFYNQGLIQKSDVLNAQVQVNTIESALAKAESNIYNASDGLRLLMGFEADGDVFTTDSLSQKIELPQDRDLSALRSDIMALNKAVDATNMMVKSSQMAFLPRINAFGSYGLNDSKAFKFRNDSYLVGINLSWTIFSGNQNRSRMKSAQFQHYKMQEELNLHIKKEQLELDKTKRDLNDSQIEIDKQKASVEQADEALRILSNRHREGLVSTTDLLMAQAQLSQQKLLLAQAIMSYNITKAYLDFLSKVK; this comes from the coding sequence ATGAAAAGAGCAATAATTATTACATTAAGTGCGATTTGTTTTAGCCTATCAATTCAGGCGCAAAATTCACCATACATTTCCGTTGATAAAGCCGTAGAAATGGCAGTAAAAAACAACAGTAATGTCAAACTTTCCGATTTGGATGGGAAAATAGCGAATGCAAACTATCACCAGACCGATGCCGTATTCCTTCCCCAAATTACGGTAGGGTATACAGCTTTAAGTACAAATAATCCATTGAATGCTTTTGGCTTCCTCTTACAACAGGAATCAGTAACAGCAATGGATTTTGACCCGGTAAAGCTGAATCATCCCGGAGCAAGGCAAAACTATGGTACTCAGATAGAAGCTAAGCTGCCACTATTAAATATGGATATGATTTATGCTCGTAAAGGTGCAAAAGCTAACGAGGAAGCCTATAAATACAAATCAGAACGTACCAAAGAATATATCGAGTTTGAAGTACGAAAAGCGTATACTCAATTGCAAATGTCTTATCAGGCTCATTCTATTTTGCAAAAATCATTGCAAGATGTAAAACAAATACATCAATCTGTCACTAATTTTTATAATCAGGGTTTGATTCAGAAATCAGATGTGTTAAATGCTCAGGTACAAGTCAATACTATTGAGAGTGCTTTGGCAAAAGCTGAGAGTAATATCTATAATGCATCAGATGGACTTCGCCTATTGATGGGGTTTGAGGCTGATGGTGATGTCTTTACAACAGATTCATTGTCCCAGAAAATAGAGTTGCCTCAAGATAGGGACCTCTCGGCTCTGCGTTCCGATATCATGGCACTAAACAAAGCTGTGGATGCAACAAACATGATGGTGAAATCCTCTCAAATGGCATTCCTGCCACGAATTAATGCTTTTGGCTCATATGGTTTAAATGATTCTAAAGCGTTCAAATTTCGAAATGATTCGTACTTGGTCGGTATAAATCTAAGTTGGACAATATTTTCGGGAAATCAGAATCGGAGTAGGATGAAATCGGCTCAATTCCAACATTACAAGATGCAGGAAGAGCTGAACTTACATATCAAAAAAGAACAATTAGAGCTGGATAAAACCAAGCGAGATCTGAACGATTCCCAAATAGAAATCGATAAACAGAAAGCAAGCGTAGAACAAGCTGATGAAGCCTTACGTATCCTCTCCAACCGTCATCGGGAAGGTCTGGTAAGTACCACAGATTTACTGATGGCGCAAGCTCAACTTTCTCAACAGAAACTATTGTTGGCACAGGCCATCATGTCATATAATATAACTAAGGCATATCTCGATTTTTTATCAAAGGTTAAGTAA
- a CDS encoding DUF134 domain-containing protein, producing MARIKKKRLVQMAPCFGGFKPFGILNEKQGRVMINIEEYEALKLCDYEHLTQAEAAELMNISRPTFTRIYESVRSKIARAFIEGLSITYEGGDSLIAEWYTCDKCEIIFTLKDGGEMKCPLCCNKEITLNKFE from the coding sequence ATGGCTCGAATAAAGAAAAAGAGACTTGTACAAATGGCTCCTTGTTTTGGAGGATTCAAACCTTTCGGAATACTCAATGAAAAGCAGGGCAGAGTTATGATAAATATTGAAGAATACGAGGCCCTCAAGCTATGTGATTATGAACATTTAACTCAGGCTGAAGCGGCAGAATTAATGAATATCTCACGCCCTACATTTACTCGTATCTATGAGAGTGTCCGTTCTAAAATTGCACGAGCATTCATTGAAGGATTATCCATTACTTATGAGGGAGGAGATAGCTTGATTGCTGAATGGTATACGTGCGATAAATGCGAAATTATATTTACACTGAAAGATGGTGGCGAAATGAAATGTCCTCTTTGCTGCAATAAAGAAATAACATTAAATAAATTCGAGTAG
- a CDS encoding NifB/NifX family molybdenum-iron cluster-binding protein translates to MIIAISTNMNDLDQPVSENFGRSQWFCLYDTDTENMKFVENIAGSAKQNAGVKTINFLLEQNVDTVISGRFGTITMVLLREKNIQIIIPQRTKILSEIINQLKN, encoded by the coding sequence ATGATTATTGCGATTTCAACAAATATGAATGATTTAGATCAGCCAGTTTCTGAGAACTTCGGACGAAGTCAATGGTTTTGCTTGTACGATACGGATACCGAGAATATGAAGTTTGTTGAAAATATAGCTGGCTCAGCAAAACAGAATGCGGGAGTGAAAACCATAAACTTCTTACTTGAACAAAATGTAGACACTGTTATATCAGGCCGTTTTGGTACAATAACAATGGTTCTGTTAAGAGAAAAAAATATTCAGATAATCATTCCACAGAGAACAAAAATATTAAGTGAAATTATCAATCAATTAAAAAATTAA
- a CDS encoding NifB/NifX family molybdenum-iron cluster-binding protein: MKIAIPTRVNAVDDHFGHCESYSIFTIGKNKNIESTETLPSLQGCGCKSDIASVLQNKNVAIMLAGNMGTGALNTLTKHGIKVYRGCSGDVTELVNDFLNGKVTDSGEGCNHHEEGHQCDHH; encoded by the coding sequence ATGAAAATAGCAATACCAACAAGAGTGAATGCTGTTGATGATCATTTTGGACATTGTGAATCCTATTCTATATTTACAATCGGAAAAAATAAAAATATAGAAAGTACTGAAACGTTACCTTCCCTTCAAGGATGTGGTTGTAAAAGTGATATCGCCTCAGTTCTGCAAAATAAAAATGTAGCGATCATGCTTGCCGGAAATATGGGCACAGGCGCGTTGAATACCCTGACAAAACATGGAATAAAAGTATATCGCGGTTGTTCTGGGGATGTTACAGAGCTAGTTAATGATTTCTTGAACGGCAAAGTGACCGACTCCGGAGAAGGGTGCAATCATCATGAAGAAGGTCATCAATGCGATCATCATTAA
- a CDS encoding MBL fold metallo-hydrolase — protein sequence MKATVLIDNNPHPQLELYNEHGVNIYFEIDDQRYLFDVGASDKFYINALQLGIEIEDVDYLVISHGHNDHGLYL from the coding sequence ATGAAAGCAACTGTTCTAATCGATAATAATCCGCATCCTCAACTTGAGTTATATAATGAGCACGGCGTAAACATTTATTTTGAAATCGATGATCAGAGATACTTATTTGACGTAGGAGCTTCAGACAAATTTTATATCAATGCTCTGCAATTAGGTATTGAAATAGAGGATGTTGATTATTTAGTAATTTCTCATGGACATAATGATCATGGGTTATATCTTTAG